TCGACAGGTTACTTCGTGACCGGATTCTCTCAGTTCCAGCGCCACTTCCAGCCGGCCCTTCGCTCCTTCAACTGTATTTTACTTCTTATCGGTCTCCTTGAGTTTAATTTACGACTTGTGTTacgttgttgttgtttgtttccGTGTAATAAGTTGCTTGCAACATtgtgaaaaatttcaaaaatggtataatattaacattttaccaaaaaaaaaacagctttCCTTTTCTGTTGATAGTTTAAAAAGTCGTTTCGTTCTTTCACCGATTTTCACTAATTGAACAAAGATAAATCGAGGATGGAACCAATCGGAAGGACgaatatatttggatattttaacCGGGTAAGGAATTGTCAATATGGACAGGAAACTTGATAGGATAGATCCAAAACCAGAAATTCTACTATGGATTCGAAAAATGGGTAAACAAAGACCTAGAAGATGATCATGAAGTAGAAGGATCATCTCGAAAGTCTGAGTTCGTAAGCGTCGCTTTTGAATGAGCTCTTTCTAGGTTATTGACAAATTAGTAAGATTGAGGTAAATAGGTTTATTGATTGATTGAGAATAAGGCTTGTTGTAAggctaaaatatatagtaaaatcaAAGAGAATATTTAATTAGAAAAATAGATAAAGCCAAGCAACATAAGGAAAACTAATAATTAGATAACGATAACTATGATATGTGATTTATCCTGTCACAATACTCTTTCCTTCAAATCATACTTGTCTTCAAGTATAGAAATATGGAAATACGGAAACTTGGCAATGAAATATTGATAAAACTCCCATGTTGCTTGCTGAGGAGGGCAGCCTTTCCATTGTACCAAAACCTTTGTCACTTCTTTATTTTAACTGTTAACCATCTTCTTTTCATGAATCAGCTCAGGTACTTTGCTAGTTACCATGTTATAGAGGCAATGAAGCAGCATCGCAGTTGAGTGTGGCAGGTTAGGGTCCAACTTCTGTTTCTTCAGTGTTTTTGGTCGATAGCTGGTGAAGAAATTTTTGCAGGAAGATAAGGTATGTGAACCAGTGGTGGCTGTTGAGGTATGATGGTATTGTCGATCTCCTGTGAGTGAAGCAGTGCAATTTGCGGTTCTTGAAAGAATTGCTTATTTAATGCTTCCGGCGATGTTTTTGGAGCTGTTCGGAGTTCTTCCCCTGAGGACATGTTTCAGACCCTGAAATTTGAACTACATTCGCAGGTTCAGAAAATCCCATAAGATAGCTCCCAAAGTGGAGAGCCAATGCACACCCAGTATTAGATCACTACATCCCAATGGTAGTGTTCTTATTTCGGTTTTGAACTCATAACCCAGCATCGTTCATGTGAAATTACAGCATTTATACTGTGTAATCAAGACGCCACTTGCTAAAACAACTGACACTGGTTTGATTGGCGTCAGATAGCAACCCCATCTTTTAGCGATTTGAAGATAGAGAAAGTTATATGTGTTGCAGGGGTCGATTAATATGTGCAGTTTCCGCTTTCTGTATTGACCCATTGTTCGCATACAGTTATACATCGGAAAACCATTTAACGTGTATACAGATATAGTAGGGactgttggacccaattttggcCAATACCATGATGGGCTGCGATCAAAGGCATGGGCCTTAAAGGGCCGGAACCTATAGCAAGGATACAAGCTCGAGAAGGAGTCGTCGAGGTCGCGGAAATCGCGCAACAAGAAGCTGAGATCGCGGAGCTACCACAGAGGTCTCAAAGTCAGCTTACTATAAAGGAAGAGAAATGGAaacagaagaggagacgttgaaaaccctagagagagagcgACACATTCACATCGATCTTGTTGTCTTCCCACTTTTAGATTCTTTCTTTACCGATCTCATTTGTATCACTCGATCTAGTTCAAttcattgtattcgatcttagtCATCAATAAAATCCATTTTCGCCTACTGGAAACTACttaacatcgttgtgttctaaagatatcgttgcctacatcatttgtcttccctagatcaaaccccgatcactatcaaatactttgtgtagattttaggttctacattttggcgccgactgtggggaagataaacgaaaaacatctttgctaagaaaccgatctaagtttcctaagcgcgactatggatccaaaccaaaccaccGGAACCACGTCATCGGGAGTCAACGACATCAATCCTATCGGATCTGACTCGGGAGCTGGAATAACCCCAACTGGGTTAACGGGAGCCAATGATGCGACCAAAACAGCTCTGACGCAACGAATCCCTCCAATCGGGATTTCGAGTCAAGATCGATCTCTTCCGATCAACCAGACGACGATCCCAGAACGAGCTGGAGCTCGAGTTTGGAACCGCCCCAGAGATAGATCATCCTCTGACGACCTAACCCGATCCCAATCCAGACCGATCTCACCGACTCCTCTAGCCCAAACCCGAGGAGAACTGACCGAACTCCGAGGAATGATGACAACTCTAATCGACGAGATTCATAGTCAAAGGATCGCCAACCAAACCATTGCTAATAGACTGGACCAAGCCGAAAGGGAGCTCACAGAGCATCGAGCTGCAAATATTCGGGAAAGAAATCAAACGCCCCTCGATCCGTTAAGGACGACGTCCAACCCCCAAAGCACTGGACTGTTCGGCAGTCCAGAGATCCCAAGCGCCCGATCCGGACGCTACGTGGGAGAAAATTCTCAACGACCCCCACCGCAGGGCATGACCTACCGAAGCTTAAGCTACACTGGACTGGACGAAATCGACACTGGACTCCAACGCCCATGAAGCACTCCGATCCAATTCCAGAACGGATCGACGGAGAGGCAGGGGGAGCCAAGAACACGAATCTCACCACCAAACCATTCTATCCCCGAGAATCGAACTCCGTCCGCGACCAGAACCTTCAATCAAATAGGGTTCGATAACCCAACGGAACAAGATCGGAGACACGATCTTCGCGGTCCCATCAATATCGACCCCCAAAGGGAAGACTTGGGAATCCCGAACGAAACTGGAACCTTCCAGAATTATATCGAAAGGAACGACGCCGAGCTCAAAAGGATACATGTGATCGTACACATGGCGACGAGCTCCGCTCCCGATATCGACATTGTCATCGAGGAAACGAGAAGGACCCCATTCACAAACAGAATCGCCAGCGTAAGACTGTATCACGTTGGGAAACTGAAATTCCCCGAATACGCCGGGAACACAGACCCAAAAGCCCATGTGCGAGCTTTCCGTCTAGCAATATCAAGAGCACACCTCACCGACAATGAAAAAGAAGCTGGATACTGCCGTTTCTTCGCCGAGAACCTCACTGGAGCCGCCCTAGAGTGGTTCGCTGGACTAGAAGAAAATTCTATCGACAACTTTACCCAGCTGGTATCTGCGTTCCTCAAACAATACTCAGTCTTCATAGAGACAAGAGTTACCGAAGCAGATCTCTGGAATCTCAAACAAGCGCCTTTCGAGCCATTAAGAGAATACATAAACAAATTCCAAGAAATTAAAGCCAAGATCTCACATCCGAACGAAGTTGTTGCCCTCGCAGTGTTAAAGAATGGCGTCTAGTTCTCATCCAAATTCAGGGAAGAATTGGTGGTACGAGCACATATCTCGTTGGACGACGCCCTACACCGAGCCTCTTATTTCGCCACTCGTGAAGAGGAAGGCGCAGCCTTGAAAGAACAGTATAGTGCGAACAAGAACAACACAACCAAAAAACCTTCTACTCCTAAAGAACCAACCACCAAAGGGCAACATTCCTACGCAATAAATAATTCGCCGCAAAAGTCTTCAACATATGACCTTAGCAAATACTGCACTTTCCATGATCGCAAGGGCCACTCGACCGAAGAATGTCGAGCCGTACTTCGcagtcaaaacaaaaatactaaCGAAGaagccgaagaagaagaagagccagTGACTCTGATATCCAACCGAAAGACCAAAGCCTTAACAAACAAAAGAGGCAGGGAGATCGAACATGAATCACCATGGGGGCAGAACAGCAACACAACCGATGAAATCAAGAGCCAAACCGAAGGAAAAATCCGCTTCGAGATCTCGGTAGCAATCCGCACATTGGAAAATCCCGACGAAGTCACTCCCCCTCCCTGTGTCACTCCATACAACCAAAACACAAAACCTCCTAGTGTAAAAATCTCCAACTTCAAGCGAAagaataaaatgaccaaaactCGCGAGCTGTTGGAGAAACCGATTCAAAAACAAGACATAATGCAGACTCTCAATCGCAATCTGTCTAGGGGACAGAGCCACTACCAACCAGCACTGACTAAGAGGTGGAATTTTCCGGCCCACAACAAGGGCAAAAAACGGATCGACTTCATCTACGGAGGCTCCAAATTCTGCAATTCGGTCAACTCAATGAAAGCATACCAACGGAGTGCAGAAAACAACGTAGGAATTAGAGAGCCCTTGTCAGGTCCCGATCATGAAATCACCTTCAACGAAAAAAAACCGCACGACGACGCTCTTGTGATACGAATCGACGTTGGTGGCTGCGAACTATCCCGAGTAATgatcgacaccggaagctcggccgatGTCCTCTTCTACGAGGCGTTTAAAAAAATGGGATTCACTAAAGCACTCCTAAAGCAAGAGCGAACTCCCTTCATCGGCTTCGAAGGAGAGACCGCCTATTCTCTCGGATCGATCGAGCTCGCGGTAACCGCTGGAGAAATCAGAAAAATCGTAGAATTCATCGTGATAGACCGTCCGGCCCCATTCAACGCAATCCTCGGGAGACCTTGGCTATACAGCATGAAGGCAGTCCCCTCGACATATCACCATGGCCTGAAATTTCCAACCTCAAAAGGATTCGAAACTATCAGAGGAAGCCAGAATCCGGCGTCTTAATAAATACAGTTCTTAGACATTCGAACACATCAGACTTCTCGTGTCAGAAAATCGCATAACTGCGATAGTTGACCAAAAACCAAGACCTGATCAAGTCCTCGGTCGCGACCAACTCCGCCAATAAGCACGACAAAACTAGCTAACAAAATTTTTTGTTACATCGAAACTGTCGATAGAAGTATCTACAAAAAATCGACACATGGCCCCAAAAGATCGGCCtcgcataaaacataaaaatggcAACAAATAAATCGGGACCCACGATCCCTTctttattaaataaaagaaataataaagcaACAAAAGGCAGaggaaaaaacaaagaaagtcCCTAAAGCTACTCTTCGATGCTGAATTCACCATCCTCAAAGTGATCACCCGAGCACTTTGCCACGTCATCCGCCGCAGAAGGGACCTTATCGAAGAAATCCTCCGGCAGATCCTCCGAAATCTGAGGCAAGTCGAGCTTCCCAACGCAGAAATCCGAAGTCGCCATCACATCGACCTCGGACCCAAGCTCGATCTCCTTCGCTCGAATCCGCAACAACTCATCCAAAGCTAGGGGATTGTTGCTCATGATCTCCTTCAAGAGATCTATATTTGCCACGACTTCTCGAAGACGAGCCTCAATATCAGTTGCAGCCTTCTACTTTTCCCATTTCTCCTTCAGAGAGACCAGCACATCCAGATAGCTATCCACCATAGTCTTTTTGGCCTCACGAGTCGCGCGGTGAAGGTCGTCAGAGAACTTATTGGCAGAAGATTCAACCTTCGCTTCCAAAAAGGAAACTTGCTCGAGGGCCGACTTCCTTTCGTTACTCACAACTCGCAGATGAGCTTCGAGCGAAGCAGCCTGATTCTCCAGATTTTCAGCGGCAGCCAGTTGAGCAGCATTGGCACGCTCCCGGTCTTGAGCCATCTTCAGACCAAGCTTTAGCTCACGAACGACCTTCTTTATTTCATAAAGTTCGCCAGAACACGGAACATCTTGCATGCGTTTTTCTAAAGTTGCCGCAAACTCGTTGTTAGCCTCCATAGCCTGAAACATGATAAATCAGTTCAGACAAAACGAACCAAAGATTCGACAAGGACCAAATTTCAAAAGGAACGACCATGGCATGGGCCACAGCCATCTTTACGTAAGCCTCACGCTCCGTCATATTACGCAAAGAGGGAAGCGGACATCCAGCAGGTTTGAAGTGTCTCACCAAATGAGCAACACTATCTGGATCTTCCGTAATAGGACAATCCTTGGAATGCGAGAACTGCCAGTGGAACGGCTTAGGAACAGCCGCTTTGCCCGAGAGACCAAGACGACTATCCGAGCCATTTGTTTTAGCCTTCTTCGGAGGACGATCACGCCCCTCCGAACCCGTTGGGCTACTCGACTTAACGCGGGCAACAGATTTTTCACCCTCAGGGTCTTTGGCCCCTTGGGTTGAAGGCCGTGAAAGTTGGGTCTCCTCACAAAGAACTTCTGAGAGCGCATCACTCACATCTCCGGATCGAATACGTTCCGCATTGGCACTACCAGTTCGAGTTCGTACCCTATCGAAATCGCGAGAGTTGGATCTTCTCGAAGTCATATTCCTTTagtgaacaaaaacaaaaactaaatgagaTACTATGATGAATCCTAAAACAAAGTCAAAGCTTTATAGGGATCAGAACCTCGCCATATCTCAACAACCCGAACAAAAGAATCTCGAAAGCTAAGGAGACAAGGATATTCCAAAATATTATGATTATCCATTAAAAGATTACCTAGATATCACGATCAAAGATCGTAAAAAAACCAAAAGATATtataacagaaaaaaataactAGAAACGAAATCATCGGGGACAGACGACCCCCCGACTTGATCCACAGAATCATCTGAGACTTGAGGAAGATCGAGCTCGGCGATCGACCAATCCGGCACGACGGCTAGGGCGACAAGATCCTTGCAATCTCCTTTCATTCCCTTTAAACGTGCAAGTTCCGCATCCACAGTTAGGCCCCCATCCTTAAGCTCGTTCAGGAGATCGATGTTGGCGGTCACTTCTTGTAGTCGGATCTCAGCAGACACTTCCTTCTTCTTGCTCGCCCACCTACCCTTCAAAGATTGGAGAACTTCCCGATACTTTGCAGCAATATCGCGACGAGCAATACGAGAAGCGCATCGAATGTCCCGATCTCTCTCGACCTCGAGCGCCGCAATTCTTTCACTTTGAGCAACCATCTGGGACGTGAGAGTCTCGTTCTCCAGATGAACTCCCCTCCAGTCTTCAGTCAAGGCTTCGATCTTCTTGGCATCCTTCTTCCCTTCTTGCTTGGTGGTTTCGAGCTCCTCCGAAAGCCTCTTAATCTCAGAACAAATACTCTCGATTTCCTTATCGTTCCGAGAAGCCACAACATGATCCTCCATCATCACGGCGTACTCATTAAAAGCTTCCATCACCTGAGAAGAAATGGAAATGAGCAAATACCACAAAAGAGCTTTTCAAGTAGAACGAAGGCGAGGGACGAACCTTAGAGCTCGCCACAACAACCTTGGCATAGGCTTCCCTCTCGACTGAGGAAGTGAGAGATGGGAGACGACAACCCGCGGACCTCATGCGACCAGCGAGGGAAATTAAGTCGCTTTGGGCCGCAAACGAAGAGCCATCTCCCTCAGAAACAAACCTAGGATGAGACGGACCGGTCAAGTCACCTTCCGATGACCGACGTCGCTTATGAGTCGCCGCCACGGTCTTGTCTTCTGAGCCAGGGCTCGACGAGACAGATGGTCGAGTCTCTCCTGAAACATCTTCATCGTCGGAATCGTGAATCGAGATCAAGGGAAATTTTCCGGTAAATCGGCCCCTCGATGCAAACCCAGAAGTTCAAAATGACGATCTTCTCACAAGCTCCCTAGGAAGCCGATCTGAAGACTGAGTCTGAACAGAAGGAGTCACTACGACCTCCTAGGAATGATCGGTCTCGCCTTCAGACCCCTCGGCCGAAGGAGCTCTATTTGTCCCCGCCGGCAAGGCGAGGACAGTTTGAATCCGAGTTCATTCAAAAGTAGACCAGTTCGAACGACCTCTCTAAACGGCCCTCATCAGATCGCGGATCTCATCCGACATTAGACCAGAAGGAACTAAATCAAACGAAAATAAATGAAAGTTTTAATCTTTGACTCCCCAAACAAAGAAATCATCAGCACATAGGCAAAAGGAAACTAACCGATATTCTCAGCCCAACGCCAGGGAAGCTGGGAGAAATCAAAGTCACCCATAGATGCTCGATCCATCTTGAAAACGAAAAATTGCTAGCACCACTTCTCGTCGCGATAAGGGATGTCCTCGATGATGTGGCGACCTGGGCGCGGAGACACGAGGAAAGTACCAGGGTTCTGCTTATTCCGCTTCACCAGAACGAGCTGACGAAACTCACTAAGACCAAAAGCAAGAACCTCCTCCCTGGCCTTAACCAAGAAGGCGACAAGATGCCTAAGAAAATTCGGGAGAAGCTGGGTAAGCGATAACCCAAGCTCTGCTAGGACCTCTAGTATTGGCTCCGGGATCGGGAAGGTAAGACCGCAAGAATGAAAGAAGGAAAGATGGGCTCCGTAGTAGCTTTCTCTCACGGTTTCGGGAGTCTCATTCGTACCGGCCAAATCAAGAATGACGGCACGATCGACCCCGTACGCCTTGTAAAGGTTGTCGAGATCATCAGCCTCGGTAGTCGGACGAGGGAAATTGAACGACGAGGACATCTTAAGCTCGACAAAAAGTTTTGGAGCAGAGGAAAGAAACTAGAAAGAAGAAACGAGATTGAGGCAAAAAGAAGATCCTCTACGTATATATAAGCCACCTTAACGGCTCTATCATTGCTATCGAGAAAAGCAATTATGACCTAGCCTATGCCCTAACGGCGGCTAAAGTAACCGTTAccgattaaaataataataaaaaaacgtGCCAACGAacgtttttttttgaaaacgatCATTAAAACTGGATCCGAGCGATATCGGTTATCAAACGAGAAGACCCGGATCAAAAGACAACCGCTCCTTTTCCTTTTCGATCAAATCAAAAGCGGCtgggggacaaatgttggacccaattttggcCAATACCATGATGTGCCGCGTTCAAAGGCCTGGGCCTTAAAGGGCCGGAGCCCATAGCAAGGATACAAGCTCGAGAAGGAGTCATCGAGGTCACGGAGATCGCGCAACAAGAAGCTGAGATCGTGGAGCTACCACAGAGGTCTCAAAGTCAGCTTACTATAAAGGAAGAGAAATGGAagcagaagaggagacgttgaaaaccctagagagagcgaCACATTCACATCGATCTTGTTGTCTTCCCACTTTTAGATTCTTTCTTTACCGATCTCATTTGTATCACTCGATCTAGTTCAAttcattgtattcgatcttagtCATCAATAAAATCCATTTTCACTTGCTGGAAACTACttaacatcgttgtgttctaaagatatcgtttcctacatcatttgtcttccctagatcaaaccccgatcactatcaaatactttgtgtagattttaggttctacagGGACCTTGACATCTTGATCGCTAATGGTTGTTTCTCGTATTTGTTCTTCTAGCGTGATTTCTTCATCAAATTATGTCTGATCAGCTTCCATAAACAAGAACTCAGAACGCCAGTGCTTAATCTAATGACAAGGCGTGAATGGTTCTTCGCAAAACATACATAAACCCTTACGTTTTCTTTCATGCATCTCTTTGAATGTGAggcatttttatttgtacttgGGAGGAGGAGTTTTGTGTTAGGTGTTGCTGGTGTGTTTGTAGCGTGTTGAGTTTTGTATGGAGGCGGTGAATTTTTCTCCTGGTAGGGGTTGAAAGAAGAGCGATGGCTTTGtaggagtatgatgaagagaGAGCTCGTGAAGTTTAGCAATTCGTGCTGCTGTAGTGACAATAGTCACGTTAAATTGTCGAACATGGAGGGCGAGGTGTTGGTTCATGCTGGTTAAGAAGATGCTCAGCGCGTGTTCCGGAGGAAGTGTGAGCCTTGTCATAGCGCAATCGAACTTTTGCAGATAGATGTCAATGGAATCATTTTCTTGTTTCAGACTAATTAAATCCGAAAGATGTTCGTCATAAAGCTCGCTGAAGCGTTCAGATATGGCGGTGACATATTCTGGCCATAGCGGGAATATGTTGTAGCGATTTGCAATGTAGGCGTTTTGCCATTGAAGAGCTTTGCCTATCATATGAAGAGAGGCGAGACGAACCTTCAATTATGGTGGTGTACTATCAATCGAGAAGAACTGTTCACAACGGTAAATCCATTCTCGAAGTACTTATCCATCAAACATCGGGATTACAATCTTTCTTAGCCATTACGAAAGACTGTTATGGAGAGGTAGTTAGGGTTTGATCGAGATTGATTTGACTTGTTTTTTCTGTACTCTACTTTCCAAGGGCGCGATCTAGTGGGTCTAGTTCATTAGATTTTTCTGCAGACGTTAGACCGGAAGATCCTTCATGTTGCATGGTAGG
This genomic stretch from Brassica napus cultivar Da-Ae chromosome C9, Da-Ae, whole genome shotgun sequence harbors:
- the LOC125592631 gene encoding uncharacterized protein LOC125592631 gives rise to the protein MATSSAPDIDIVIEETRRTPFTNRIASVRLYHVGKLKFPEYAGNTDPKAHVRAFRLAISRAHLTDNEKEAGYCRFFAENLTGAALEWEELVVRAHISLDDALHRASYFATREEEGAALKEQYSANKNNTTKKPSTPKEPTTKGQHSYAINNSPQKSSTYDLSKYCTFHDRKGHSTEECRAVLRSQNKNTNEEAEEEEEPVTLISNRKTKALTNKRGREIEHESPWGQNSNTTDEIKSQTEGKIRFEISVAIRTLENPDEVTPPPCVTPYNQNTKPPSVKISNFKRKNKMTKTRELLEKPIQKQDIMQTLNRNLSRGQSHYQPALTKRWNFPAHNKGKKRIDFIYGGSKFCNSVNSMKAYQRSAENNVGIREPLSGPDHEITFNEKKPHDDALVIRIDVGGCELSRVMIDTGSSADVLFYEAFKKMGFTKALLKQERTPFIGFEGETAYSLGSIELAVTAGEIRKIVEFIVIDRPAPFNAILGRPWLYSMKAVPSTYHHGLKFPTSKGFETIRGSQNPAS